GAGGAGAAAGGGACGGTGGGAGCGACCTGGACGACGGTCGGCCAGTCCGTCTGGGCCTTGGGTGTTGTACAGCGTGATGGTGCTCGCAAGCCACGCGGGACTTCGCTGGACGATGCGTGCCACGTCACCGCGTGTTCGTGGTTCGGGTTCGCTCAGGAGGAGCAGGGCGTGCCAGCGGGTGCGTTCGTGATTGTTCGGCGCCGTCTTGTAGCGATGCCGGAGTTCTTCAACGCTCAGATGGGGCGTGATCGCTAAGGGTTTGATAGTTAGAGTTTAACTCAATTCCGTATCAGAAGATCGGAGTACGCCAACTGCTGAAGCGTTTCTGCCTGTGCTTCGCTCCGAACAAGGCGGTCTTTGAAACTCAGGAAGGTGTTGGCGAGCGACAGCAGAGTGAGGTTGGCGAGATTCAGTTCGGCAAGGGCAAAGACCACGCCCGCAAATGGCCTGTTCATGCCGTGCTGAAGCACATACAGCACACTCACCAGCAGCACGCTGCTGAAGAAGAGCGCAGCGATGGGACGCGCGAGGCGCATATCCGGGACAAAAAACGACAGGACATAGAGAACGGGTACCCAGAACAGTGTTTCGGTCATCTCTGCCTGCACCGAGAACGTGCCCGGCATAAGGTCGAGGATATAGATGAGTTTGCCCAGAAAGAAGAAGCTCATGCTGATGACCAGCGTGCTCAGAAGCAGATTCGTGACCGCAGGAAGTCGCCACAGCAGCACTTCAAGCAGCAGGATACCAACAGTCATGGCGGGGTACATCAGCTGATCGAAGGGCGTCGATTGGCCGCTCGGCCCGTCGAGCAGCATCCCCAGGATGAAGGCCAGGGCAGCCAGGGGCAACGCCAGCAGAACAGTTCGCCGCCACTGCGATTCTGTCAGTGAAAGCTGCTGTGCGCGGAGTGGAGCCATGCTGTAGTCACTGTAAAGTGCGCTCTCTGACGAAATCCTTCTCACGATCTGGGTATAGGCAGGAACACGGTTTCTGATACAGGCAACTTTGTGGTGTTCTCCCGAGGCTGCTTGCCCAGATTGAAAGTTGTGTACACCAGGGTTGTAAAAAAGGTGTACACAAACATATGATGCACACATGTCAGCCGCAGAACAGCTCAACAGCGTCAAGATCCGGGAACTGCGGTCGACGCTGGCGGACGTGCTGCAGCAGGTCGAAGCTGGCGAACGGGTGCTGATCGAAAAATACAACGATCCGGTGGCCGCCCTCGTCCCCATGGCAGATTTTCTTGCGCTCCAGCGTCTCGACGCCTGGATCAAAGACGCTGGACTCAGACAGGCCGCCCCCCCCAAGGAGAAACGCATGGCTCACCGGATTGTCGTTACGAATATCTCAGGTGGAGAAGGCAAAACCTCCATCACCCGCGAACTGGCCTTTGCGCTGGTCGCACGGGGCTACAAGGTCGCGCTGCTGGATACCGACCCACAGGCATCGCTGACCAAGACCCTGGGGCTGCATGACCTGCACGAAGGGGAGAGCCGCGACCGACTTCCCGGCTTTCAGGCAGAACGCACCGTCCTCGGGGTCTTTCAGAAAGAAAGCGGTGAGGGCCGCCTGGGTGCGCCGATTTCTGTACTGGGCCTGGACATCTGGGTCTCGAACGACCATCTGTATGGTGCCGACGCCCTGATTTCCGGTGATCTGTCGAGGTTGGGCAACCTCAGAGAAGCGGTGGACGTCGTGGCAGCGGAGTACGATTTCATTCTGATCGACACCAAGCCGGGCATCACGCCATTGCTGAACGCCTCGGTCGCCGCTGCCGATCACCTGATCGTTCCGATCTCGGGCGACAAGGGAACAGAGAATCTGGATAAGATCGTGCGACTCATCAAGGCGGCACGTGGGTTCGCACCCGATATCGCGGTGCGGATGTTCGTTCCCAACCGGGTTCGCGGAAATACCCGGGTCTATAAGGAACTGCTGGAACTGATGCAGAGTTACAGCACCGTTGCACCTCTCTCTAGTCAGATTCGGGACAGCGTGCTGATGATGGAAGCAGCCCGCGCCCGCAAAGGCCTGGTGACGTATCGTCCGGGCTCGGAGGTGGCTCAGGACGTGCAGCGCGTGGCTGGCGATCTGCTGCTGCTGCTCGGAGTCAGTCAGCCGCAGCCTGTGGAGCGTGCGAGATGACCCGCTCTTCCAGACCACGCGCCGCCATTAATCCGATGGATATGATGGAAGCGCTGTCAGCCAAAAGCGCCGATACCGAGCTGGCCGTCTCTCAAATCGTGGTCGTCGAGGCGTTCAATCCGCGCCGACTGCTCTCCGGCGACGAGTTTACCCAGGAGGCGCTCACCGATCTCGCGGATAGCATCCGCACACACGGCGTGCTACAACCGCTGCTGGTCCGTCGGCAGGACCACCAGATCCTGCTGATCGCCGGAGAGCGGCGACTCCGGGCTGCCATACTCGCCGGGCTGGAGCGCGTTCCGGTGGTGTATGTGGAGGCCGACGATCAGGTGGCGTATGAGCTGGCCATCATCGAGAATTCACAGCGCAAAGACCTGGATATCGTGACGGAATCACTCGTCGGCTTTGAATTCATGGCGCAGCGGTTTGGCATGAGCACGGCAGAGGTGGTGACGTACCTCAATGCAGTCCGCAAGGGCCGCCGTCCAGATGACCTTCAGGCGGAAGCGCTGCTCCGTCAGGTATACGGCACCGGCGTCACTGCTTGGTCGGTACGCCGCGCGGCCATCCTGAAGATGCTGCCAGAAGAGCATGACGCGATCCGCAGGGGAGACATCGACGCCAAGACCTGTGCAGAACTGGTGACACTTCCCGCTGGCCCTGACCGAAGCGCCCTGCTGGCACGTGCTGTGAGCGAACAGCTCAGCGCCGAGCGTGTGCGTGCTCTGGTGCGCGATCAGCAGGGCGCAGACGAGCCGACCGCTTCGACCTTGGCGCAGCGTGTCCAGAGCGTCCGGAACGTGCTGCCGCAGCTCTCGCGGCTGAAGGGTAAAGACGCGCTGAAAGCCGAACGCCTGATAGCTGAAATTGAGACGAAGGTGACGGCCCTCCTTCAGAAAAAATAAGAGCTGGAAGAGGTAAGGGGGTGGGATACCCGGTATCCCACCTCCCCTTATCGCTTCCGAAAGCCGTCTTGGAACCTGCTTACTGAATTTGAAAGCAATCAGGCCAATGCCCTCTGCATGGTTTGCAAATGGTGTCTGAACAGCTGTGGACTCCCCCTCACAAGTACCAAAACGCCGCCTGGACTTCTTTCAGAAAACAGCACCAGTTCAGCGCTTCCCAGGTGACTTGATCACAGGCGAAGTGGAAACGCTCTGACGAGTTATCCAGCCACACTGCCAAGGAGTACAGACACATTAGCCTTCGTTCGGTGGCCGAGACGCTGTCAGCGGTGTTCTTCCCACAATTTTACACAGCAGTTAGTTCAGGTCTGGGTGCTTGCGGCAGAAGCCGTCAAAAATCTGACCACTCCGGTCGGCAGACGATGCTGAGCCTGTGTATTTTCCCAAAGAGATCCTGGCAGCAGCTCACCGGACGGGAGAACCGAACACAGGAGTACTGCACTCAGGCGGCGCTGTCGCTGCCGATACGCTGCCAGATAAGCTGGTTTCGAGTGCTCCGTTTCCGCTGGCTGCGGCACGCTCTGAGGCGTCAGCAACATCCGGACGGCTGTCGGCACCAGACCGACACGCTGAAGTTCCGCTGGAAATACCACCGCCAGGACATTCAGCTCGTTGGGAACGCACTGAGAAATTTTGTCACCGAGCACTCGGGCCAGCCTGGAAGCGACCGTCGCGTGCTCGTCAGCAATCAGCCGAAGCCGCGTGACCTCGAAGTACACCTGGGTATGTCCCTTGAACATTGCCTGATAATCAGGATTTCGGCCACCGGGAACAGAGTGAGGCTCGTACTGAAGCTGGAATCGCCGGTCTCGTGCCAGAAAATTCCCCACCGCCAGTTCCGACAGAAGGTCGGCATATTCATCGCTCGAGTGGGCCAGCCGCACCTTCTTGCGGAGTTTGGTGGCGTAAGTTTCCAGGAATGCCTGCACCGGGCGAGAAGATGCACACCACGAACGCAGGATTTCGGCCAGAGGGTGTTCCTCCAAGCCACAGATCAGGTGGACGAGCTCCGCGCTGCGTTTGGTCATGTTGCTCCTGAGCCGGTACGGCCTCCACCAGGTATGCAGCACCTTCCTGAAGGTCGGCTCTGGCGGAAGAGTTCAGTTTCTTGAGCCGGAACGACGTTTGTCGAAAGTGGTTGGTGAGTCGGCAGCGCTGTCAATAGCCGCCACGTGATGCACGAGCCAGCAGCCTGATTCTCTTAAACAGTGCCGGGTAGGTCATCTGTGGTGGAGTCTTGCCACCGGTTGAAATTTTCCAGCTGGCGGGCGGCCATCCAGTCACAGACCTCGTTCAGATCACTTGTAGGAACACCTGTAAAGGGCAGGACCGGCTGATACGGGGGTGGACCGTATTCAGGCGTCAGGGTGCTGATAGAGTAGCCCTGAAGGCGCTGCGCCGTCCACGCCGCTCGCCACCAGCGCTCATGGGCCGCTAGATGCGTCGCCACTTCCGGTGCGCGTGGGTCAGCCACCTGTGGACCCTGCTCGAATCCGACCCGCGCATGCACATGCAGACAGCGTTCGAAACAGCGCTCTAGCAGCGGCTTGAGATCTTCCAGCAACCGCTCACACACGACGACCCAGTGGCTCAGATCCAGCGTCAACTTCAGCTCGGGAAAGCGCTCGATCAGCCTGAGGGTGCTCCACGGTGTGTAGGTGATACAGCCCCGGTGTGTCTCGAACGCCACTGGTATCCCAAGATGCTGTATGCGTTCGAGCACACCAGCAGTGAACTGGTCGGCTTCACGCTCGGTCCAGGCATCCCAACCGGGTTGCAGATTCACAAGCACCGGCTTGAGTGCCAGCGCCTGCTCCAGTTGGCGTTCGAACACCTCAAGATGCTCCTGTACACGGTGAATGTCCGTCCCGACCCGTGTAATCACCGGAGTGATCAGCTTCAACTCGTGTTGAGCTAGGTGAAGCTGCAACTCGGGCAAATCGGCAACCGCAGGCAGAAAAACTTCCAGACCGTCATAGCCTGACGCCTTCAGCGTCGCCATATTCTGAGAAGGACTGGGCGTAAACCCCCAGAGGGAACGGTACCGTTCAAGCTGCATACACTCTCCTGCCATGAAAGGGACGGCGCATCTGCCGAGCGGCAGTGTCATCAGGCGAGTTCCATCATAGTCAATCTGTCAGCGTGTACCAGGACGGTTTTTCTCTCGCCTTCCATCTACCTTCGTGCCACGTGGCACACTGAGGAAGACGGCCCAGACCTGTTCCCTCGTGCGGCGCTGCGTGCGCTCTGGAAACCCATGTTGCTCCCGCTTTCCCTTCTGAACTCAGCTCCGAAGTGTGTTCTCGCTTCTCTGATGCTGATCATGAGCGCCTGTGCACCAGCGCCCTTCTCGGCTCGCTCAGACGCCACGCCCTTCACCAACTATGTCGCGATGGGAGACGGTATTACCGCTGGCTTTCAGTCGGGTGGACTCACCGCCGCTTCTCAGCGTGACGCCTACCCGAGGTTGCTCGGAGAGCGGGGCAGCCTCGACGTTCCGATGCCGGAAGTGATGGACCCTAGCTGTCCACCTCCCATCGGAGTCAGTGGCCAGAAGAACTGCGCCCGGAAAGATCCTGTGTTGGTGTCGCCGGTGGTGGCGGTACCGGGCGCGAAGGTCGAGGACGTCCTGAACAGTACCGATACCCAGGTGCAGGCCCCCGATCCGCAGCTCTACGACGCCGATCTGTACCGCGCCATCCTCGGACCGGGCACGACTCAGCTTCAGGGTGCCCTCGCCCGGCACCCGGCATTCGTCACCCTCTGGATCGGCAATAACGACGTGTTACTGCCGACCCTGCGCGGGGAACCGGAAACGTCCACGTCACTTGACAGCTTCCGTTCCAACTACGCATCCCTGGTCGAGCAGCTGCGTTCGGGCGGCGTGCAGCACCTGATTCTGATGACCATTCCGGACGTCACCCGGGTTCCGGCGCTCATTCCCGTAAGACTGCTGCGGCTGATCGGCATTGTGGACGCCACTTGCCAGGGCCAGGAGGCCTACTTCGGCAGCGTGGTGGTGGGCAAGGCGAGCAAGGAGCACCCGCTTTCCTGCACCTCGCCGGAAACGCTCACGGCAGCCGAGTACGCTCAGGCCCAGCAGACCGTGCAGGAATACAACGGGGTGATCCAGGAACTGGCGGCAGCGAACGGCGCGGCGGTGTTCGACGTCAACACCGTCCTCGACACCTTGCCGGGCCGACCATTGATTCCCTCTGCCACGTCACCGTTCGGGGCCGCCTTCAGCCTGGACGGCGTGCATCCCAGCAGCCTGGCGCATCGCCGTTTTGCTCAGGCACTGGCCGTGTTCATCAACCAGCAGTTTGGGACGGACCTCAACACCCGCCCCTGAACCCAGCAGACACCCAGAGGGAGCTACAGACAGAGACGACACCTGCTCTGGTGCCGATACTTCAACTGAGCCGCTGTTGCTGGAGGCAGGGGAGTTCTCGCACGTTTGCTCAGCTCCAAGGAAAGCATGGGAGAGCTGACATAAAAGCCGGAACTGCAAACGCGCTTTGCCGACTCCATCCAGCCTCAATCTCCATAAGTGTATGAAGGACGTAATTGTCTATCCAGCACGCTTCCCGTGTCGCCGCAGCCGTTAGGGTTGGGTGTGCGTCTCCCCGTGTTCTCTCTCGCCATTGGCGCCTTCGGTATCGGCATGACCGAATTCGTCAGTATGGGCCTCCTGCCCGACATTGCCCAGGCACTGCATGTGTCGATTCCCACGGCTGGCGTTCTGATCTCAGCGTATGCACTTGGCGTCGTCATCGGCGCTCCCACGCTCACCATCCTGGCGCGGAACGTGAACCCGAAATACATGCTCACCGGACTGATGGCCCTGTTCGCTCTGGGAAATCTGCTATCTGCGCTTGCGCCTACATATCCCACGCTGCTGCTCATGCGTATCCTGTCAGGACTGCCGCATGGTGCCTTTTTCGGCACGGGGGCCGTCGTCGCTGCCCGCCTTGCTCCACAGGGCCGTGAAGCTCAGACCATTTCGCTGATGTTTCTGGGGCTGACTGTTGCCAATGTTCTGGGCGTTCCCATCGGTACATTTCTGGGCCAGCAGTACAGTTGGCGCGTGCCCTTCGCCGTCGTCAGTGTCATCGGTATGATCGCGGCTTTCAGCGTCTGGCGCTGGATTCCGGCTCTTCAGACAGCGCAGCAGCATGGCCTGCGAACACAGCTTCAGGCCTTTCGAAATCCGCAGTTATGGGTGATTCTGGGTGTGGTGATGGTCGGCCTGGCTGGGATGTTTGCGTGCTTCAGTTACATTACCCCGATGATGACAGACGTGGCGGGATTCAGTCCAGGTGCCGTCACACCCATCCTGATGGTCGCGGGGCTGGGGATGGTCGCCGGAAATCTCATCGGAGGACGTCTGGCAGATTCTGCGCCTGTGCCTTCCATTTACGTCCTACTGATGGCGCTGGTCGGTATTTTGCTTCTCCTGACCATCACCGCACATGTGGCTGTTGCCGCTGTCGTCACAGTCTTTCTGTTCACCGCCACCGCATTTGCACTCACTGGCCCTCTCCAGCTCATGATTATCCGCACAGCACGCGGCGCAGAAACATTGGCATCCGCGGCCATTCAGAGCGCTTTTAATATTTCCAATGCGCTCGGCGCGTTCCTGGGTGGCCTCCCCCTGGCTGCAGGATACGGGTACACGTCTCCTGCACTGGTCGGGGCGGGTCTTGCATTTGGAGGACTGATCATTGCCCTAGGTCTACGGCGTACCTCGACAAACGTTCCCACCCCAACCGTCCAGGAGACGTAAATGCCTCAGTCCATAACCCTGGAGTGGCCGTCAGAATTGCCAGGGAAGCTCTGCCCGTCTGATTTAGAGATTCGTTCAATCAGGCAGAACGGGGATCTTTATCCAGCCACTGCTGATGCACCTGCTCGTGAGTCAGATTGAGATGAACATGCTCGTCTACATGATCCACGGCACTCAGGGGCAACCAATGCTGGGTTCCAGAATCGTCTTTGGTCACCTTGATATACTGCCCCTCCACTGCTTCGACCTCACCGTGGTTGTGGCCATCTGCACAGATAACCGGCATATGCGCTTTGATCTGGGTCTGCATCGTCATGGTCGTGCCTCCTAAAGCCTTACCCTAAGTCCGTCAGCAGACAACGCGGTGAGTCGAAGATGGATGCTGTTTTACAGACTTCTAGGCCTGACTGTCCTGCACTAAAGATCAAGACCCTGAATATTCGGAAATGGCACGGTAAGGCTCGTCATGGCCTTCCAGAATGCTGATGCACACACGGGGCTTAAGTTGGCATCCGAGCCCTTCAAGGTGGCTGTGCGACCCG
This genomic interval from Deinococcus ruber contains the following:
- a CDS encoding type II toxin-antitoxin system prevent-host-death family antitoxin, with protein sequence MSAAEQLNSVKIRELRSTLADVLQQVEAGERVLIEKYNDPVAALVPMADFLALQRLDAWIKDAGLRQAAPPKEKRMAHRIVVTNISGGEGKTSITRELAFALVARGYKVALLDTDPQASLTKTLGLHDLHEGESRDRLPGFQAERTVLGVFQKESGEGRLGAPISVLGLDIWVSNDHLYGADALISGDLSRLGNLREAVDVVAAEYDFILIDTKPGITPLLNASVAAADHLIVPISGDKGTENLDKIVRLIKAARGFAPDIAVRMFVPNRVRGNTRVYKELLELMQSYSTVAPLSSQIRDSVLMMEAARARKGLVTYRPGSEVAQDVQRVAGDLLLLLGVSQPQPVERAR
- a CDS encoding ParB/RepB/Spo0J family partition protein gives rise to the protein MTRSSRPRAAINPMDMMEALSAKSADTELAVSQIVVVEAFNPRRLLSGDEFTQEALTDLADSIRTHGVLQPLLVRRQDHQILLIAGERRLRAAILAGLERVPVVYVEADDQVAYELAIIENSQRKDLDIVTESLVGFEFMAQRFGMSTAEVVTYLNAVRKGRRPDDLQAEALLRQVYGTGVTAWSVRRAAILKMLPEEHDAIRRGDIDAKTCAELVTLPAGPDRSALLARAVSEQLSAERVRALVRDQQGADEPTASTLAQRVQSVRNVLPQLSRLKGKDALKAERLIAEIETKVTALLQKK
- a CDS encoding sugar phosphate isomerase/epimerase family protein; the encoded protein is MQLERYRSLWGFTPSPSQNMATLKASGYDGLEVFLPAVADLPELQLHLAQHELKLITPVITRVGTDIHRVQEHLEVFERQLEQALALKPVLVNLQPGWDAWTEREADQFTAGVLERIQHLGIPVAFETHRGCITYTPWSTLRLIERFPELKLTLDLSHWVVVCERLLEDLKPLLERCFERCLHVHARVGFEQGPQVADPRAPEVATHLAAHERWWRAAWTAQRLQGYSISTLTPEYGPPPYQPVLPFTGVPTSDLNEVCDWMAARQLENFNRWQDSTTDDLPGTV
- a CDS encoding SGNH/GDSL hydrolase family protein; amino-acid sequence: MSACAPAPFSARSDATPFTNYVAMGDGITAGFQSGGLTAASQRDAYPRLLGERGSLDVPMPEVMDPSCPPPIGVSGQKNCARKDPVLVSPVVAVPGAKVEDVLNSTDTQVQAPDPQLYDADLYRAILGPGTTQLQGALARHPAFVTLWIGNNDVLLPTLRGEPETSTSLDSFRSNYASLVEQLRSGGVQHLILMTIPDVTRVPALIPVRLLRLIGIVDATCQGQEAYFGSVVVGKASKEHPLSCTSPETLTAAEYAQAQQTVQEYNGVIQELAAANGAAVFDVNTVLDTLPGRPLIPSATSPFGAAFSLDGVHPSSLAHRRFAQALAVFINQQFGTDLNTRP
- a CDS encoding MFS transporter; the encoded protein is MFSLAIGAFGIGMTEFVSMGLLPDIAQALHVSIPTAGVLISAYALGVVIGAPTLTILARNVNPKYMLTGLMALFALGNLLSALAPTYPTLLLMRILSGLPHGAFFGTGAVVAARLAPQGREAQTISLMFLGLTVANVLGVPIGTFLGQQYSWRVPFAVVSVIGMIAAFSVWRWIPALQTAQQHGLRTQLQAFRNPQLWVILGVVMVGLAGMFACFSYITPMMTDVAGFSPGAVTPILMVAGLGMVAGNLIGGRLADSAPVPSIYVLLMALVGILLLLTITAHVAVAAVVTVFLFTATAFALTGPLQLMIIRTARGAETLASAAIQSAFNISNALGAFLGGLPLAAGYGYTSPALVGAGLAFGGLIIALGLRRTSTNVPTPTVQET
- a CDS encoding DUF2171 domain-containing protein, which translates into the protein MTMQTQIKAHMPVICADGHNHGEVEAVEGQYIKVTKDDSGTQHWLPLSAVDHVDEHVHLNLTHEQVHQQWLDKDPRSA